In Arachis hypogaea cultivar Tifrunner chromosome 2, arahy.Tifrunner.gnm2.J5K5, whole genome shotgun sequence, a genomic segment contains:
- the LOC112721229 gene encoding probable E3 ubiquitin-protein ligase RHY1A, which produces MEAILVPSDILCSGTPLTDLSREDTILLPEIFSSLSVSPELFDQILPNIVETARRCDSNTREIVVNLHVTSYNVVQDSDEQDDDAECAICLEKFDHGNEDSSVDIVRTNCSHVFHNRCLLPWLRCCANCESPHSCPLCRSILFPTSEIDDE; this is translated from the coding sequence ATGGAAGCAATCTTGGTTCCTTCAGACATCCTATGTAGTGGTACTCCACTCACAGACCTCAGCAGAGAAGACACaatcttgttacctgaaatcttTTCTTCACTATCTGTGTCCCCTGAGCTATTTGACCAAATTTTACCTAACATAGTCGAAACTGCAAGAAGGTGTGACTCCAACACGCGGGAGATTGTTGTGAACCTTCATGTTACTTCGTACAATGTTGTTCAAGATTCTGATGAGCAAGATGATGATGCTGAATGCGCCATTTGTTTGGAGAAGTTTGACCATGGTAATGAAGATTCAAGTGTAGATATTGTTCGTACAAATTGCTCGCATGTTTTTCATAATCGCTGCTTACTCCCGTGGCTCCGATGCTGTGCCAACTGTGAGTCGCCACATTCTTGCCCATTGTGCCGCAGCATCCTATTTCCAACTTCAGAGATAGATGATGAATAG
- the LOC140177802 gene encoding uncharacterized protein, with translation MLAPIIRNRGWLSWMMALLLFVVRMFRPSLLLNRIYKRRELIRGSPNGINGASDSNLHSPQYAVSTSQNETENSPREARDYHYNDHYSSDPSVSQHVSDNDVDNDVEEDMIRAAIEASMNTNVNGSLDDDDLAEALSLSLKTAAEEEEEREFIVKEIISKIEQSKATTVEESDMSIILPHEYISQE, from the exons ATGCTAGCACCAATAATCAGAAATCGAGGTTGGTTAAGTTGGATGATGGCTCTGTTGCTCTTTGTTGTTAGAATGTTTAGACCGTCACTACTACTTAATAGAATTTATAAGAGAAGAGAACTTATTAGAGGTTCACCTAATGGGATTAATGGTGCTAGTGATAGTAATTTACATTCACCACAATATGCTGTTTCTACAAGTCAAAATGAAACCGAAAATTCGCCACGTGAAGCTCGTGATTATCATTACAATGACCATTATTCATCAGATCCCAGTGTCTCACAGCATGTATCTGATAATGATGTTGATAATGATGTTGAGGAAGATATGATTCGAGCTGCAATTGAGGCTTCAATGAATACCAATGTTAAT GGTTCATTGGACGATGATGATTTGGCTGAAGCACTTTCACTGTCCTTAAAG actgcggctgaagaagaagaagaacgtgaaTTTATAGTTAAAGAAATAATAAGCAAGATAGAGCAAAGCAAAGCAACAACAGTAGAAGAATCGGACATGAGTATCATACTGCCGCATGAATATATATCACAAGAATAA